One segment of Streptomyces roseifaciens DNA contains the following:
- a CDS encoding DEDDh family exonuclease: MLEDQTTADTPTPWPAAYPEGYAVVDVETTGLARDDRIVSAAVYQLDARGQVEDHWYTLVNPERDPGPVWIHGLTTAVLSGAPLFSEIADEFAKRLEGRVLVAHNAAFDWSMIAREYARARATAPVRQRLCTIALSKELQLPLPNHKLESLAAHYGVVQERAHHALDDARVLAEAFRPSLHLAAGADLRLPLLACQPLTEWSDGPATPRTSGHIGQQRSYGSSNSWRPSRKRPACPYPNPGRYKEGEQLIQGMRVAFSGDTSIDRELLEDRAIEAGLHIATSVSRLTSVLVTNDPDSPTTKTTKARSFGTPVIDEAVFVQLLSHVVPAPGGQQG, translated from the coding sequence ATGCTCGAAGACCAGACCACCGCCGACACTCCCACTCCGTGGCCGGCCGCGTACCCCGAGGGGTACGCGGTCGTCGACGTGGAGACCACCGGGCTCGCGCGGGACGACCGGATAGTGTCGGCGGCGGTCTACCAGCTGGACGCCCGCGGGCAGGTCGAGGACCACTGGTACACGCTGGTCAACCCCGAGCGCGACCCCGGGCCCGTGTGGATCCACGGCCTGACGACCGCCGTCCTGTCCGGCGCGCCGCTGTTCTCCGAGATCGCGGACGAGTTCGCGAAGCGGCTGGAGGGCCGGGTCCTGGTGGCGCACAACGCCGCCTTCGACTGGTCGATGATCGCCCGGGAGTACGCCCGCGCGCGGGCGACCGCGCCCGTGCGGCAGCGGCTGTGCACGATCGCGCTCTCCAAGGAGCTGCAGCTGCCGCTGCCCAACCACAAGCTGGAGTCGCTCGCGGCGCACTACGGCGTCGTGCAGGAGCGCGCCCACCACGCGCTCGACGACGCCCGCGTGCTGGCCGAGGCGTTCCGGCCGAGCCTGCACCTGGCGGCCGGGGCCGATCTGCGGCTTCCGCTGCTCGCCTGCCAGCCCCTGACGGAGTGGTCCGACGGCCCGGCGACTCCCCGCACTTCGGGACATATCGGGCAACAGCGTTCGTACGGCTCGTCCAACAGCTGGCGGCCCAGCCGTAAGCGGCCCGCCTGCCCGTACCCGAACCCCGGGCGGTACAAAGAGGGCGAACAGCTCATTCAGGGCATGCGGGTGGCCTTCTCGGGTGACACCTCCATCGACCGCGAGCTGCTGGAGGACCGTGCCATCGAGGCGGGGCTGCACATCGCCACCAGCGTCTCCCGGCTGACCAGCGTGCTGGTGACCAACGACCCGGACTCCCCCACGACCAAGACCACCAAGGCACGCTCCTTCGGCACCCCGGTGATCGACGAGGCGGTCTTCGTCCAGCTGCTCTCGCACGTGGTCCCGGCGCCCGGCGGGCAGCAGGGCTGA
- a CDS encoding lysoplasmalogenase — protein MRPTRALPALFGAVALAHLAALPAGSEVALVTKPALMPLLAACVLVRGGPRLLVVALLFGCGGDTLLQIGGDVPFLLGMASFAAGHACYLVLCSRHGTSGGARTRGLAAGYGAAWLGTVVLLWPDLEAGLRVPVALYSLLLVTMALYATRTLPLAAAGGALFVVSDTLIATGVAEWPQAPAAQFWIMLTYLGAQVLLAEGLLRSAEGAGLQPGPSSDERERQRTASRASTMPKP, from the coding sequence GTGAGGCCCACCCGCGCCCTTCCCGCCCTCTTCGGCGCCGTCGCCCTCGCCCACCTGGCCGCCCTGCCGGCCGGGTCCGAGGTCGCGCTCGTCACCAAGCCCGCCCTCATGCCCCTGCTCGCGGCGTGCGTCCTCGTGCGAGGCGGGCCCCGGCTGCTCGTCGTGGCGCTGCTGTTCGGATGCGGGGGCGACACGCTCCTGCAGATCGGCGGCGACGTGCCGTTCCTGCTCGGCATGGCGTCCTTCGCCGCCGGGCACGCCTGCTACCTCGTGCTGTGCTCGCGGCACGGCACCTCCGGCGGCGCCCGCACCCGCGGGCTGGCCGCCGGCTACGGGGCGGCCTGGCTCGGCACCGTCGTGCTGCTGTGGCCCGACCTGGAGGCCGGGCTGCGGGTGCCCGTCGCGCTCTACAGCCTGCTGCTCGTCACGATGGCGCTGTACGCGACCCGCACCCTGCCGCTCGCCGCGGCGGGCGGTGCGCTGTTCGTCGTGTCGGACACCCTGATCGCCACCGGCGTCGCCGAATGGCCCCAGGCGCCCGCCGCCCAGTTCTGGATCATGCTCACCTACCTCGGCGCGCAGGTCCTGCTCGCCGAGGGGCTCCTCCGCAGTGCGGAAGGGGCCGGGCTCCAGCCCGGCCCCTCCTCCGACGAGCGCGAGCGTCAGCGCACCGCGTCCAGGGCGTCGACGATGCCGAAGCCGTAG
- a CDS encoding glycoside hydrolase family 15 protein: MAARIEDYALIGDLQTAALVGRDGSIDWLCLPRFDSAACFAALLGDEDNGHWRLAPAGTAPGTPCTRRAYLEDSLVLETVWETPSGTAKVTDFMPQRDRAPDVVRIVEGVSGSVEMLGVLRLRFDYGSIVPWIRRAYGHRVAVAGPDSAWLRSEPPVKTYGRDFSTRSEFTVSAGDSVAFVLTWHPSHQPRPALVDPHESLRHSLEDWREWAARCCYRGPHREAVVRSLITLKALTYAPTGGIAAAATTSLPEEIGGVRNWDYRYCWLRDSTLTLGALLSAGYADEAAAWRSWLLRAAAGDPADLQVMYGLAGERRLPETELPWLPGYEGSAPVRIGNGAVKQLQLDVYGEVMDSLHLARRWGLPAKPHEWKLQRSLMAYIEEHWREPDEGIWEIRSPRRHFVHSKVMAWVAADRAVRALEADPGLDGDADGWRAMRDEVHREVCERGFDAERGTFTQSYGSEELDAATLLIPRVGFLPPDDPRVTGTVDAVRRELDHGGLVRRYSSDGKPMDGVPGNEGAFLACSFWLAETLHMTGRTKEAHDLFERLLSLRNDVGLLAEEYDPGAGRHLGNFPQAFSHIGLVNTALALFPPQD, translated from the coding sequence GTGGCAGCACGCATCGAGGACTACGCGCTCATCGGCGACCTGCAGACCGCCGCCCTGGTCGGCCGCGACGGCTCGATCGACTGGCTCTGCCTGCCCCGCTTCGACTCGGCCGCCTGCTTCGCCGCCCTCCTGGGCGACGAGGACAACGGCCACTGGAGACTGGCCCCCGCCGGCACCGCCCCCGGCACCCCGTGCACGCGCCGCGCCTACCTCGAGGACTCCCTCGTCCTCGAAACCGTCTGGGAGACGCCGTCCGGCACCGCCAAGGTCACCGACTTCATGCCCCAGCGCGACCGCGCCCCCGACGTCGTCCGCATCGTCGAGGGCGTCTCGGGCAGCGTCGAGATGCTCGGCGTCCTGCGCCTGCGCTTCGACTACGGCAGCATCGTGCCGTGGATACGGCGCGCCTACGGCCACCGCGTCGCCGTCGCCGGGCCCGACTCCGCCTGGCTGCGCAGCGAGCCCCCCGTCAAGACCTACGGCCGCGACTTCAGCACCCGCTCCGAGTTCACCGTCTCCGCCGGCGACTCGGTCGCCTTCGTCCTCACCTGGCACCCCTCCCACCAGCCGCGCCCCGCCCTCGTCGACCCCCACGAGTCCCTGCGCCACAGCCTGGAGGACTGGCGCGAGTGGGCGGCCCGCTGCTGCTACCGCGGCCCCCACCGCGAAGCCGTCGTCCGTTCCCTGATCACCCTCAAGGCGCTCACCTACGCCCCCACCGGAGGCATCGCCGCCGCCGCGACCACCTCCCTCCCCGAGGAGATCGGCGGCGTCCGCAACTGGGACTACCGCTACTGCTGGCTGCGCGACTCCACCCTCACCCTCGGCGCCCTGCTCTCCGCCGGCTACGCCGACGAGGCGGCCGCCTGGCGCTCCTGGCTCCTGCGCGCCGCCGCCGGCGACCCCGCCGACCTGCAGGTGATGTACGGCCTGGCCGGCGAGCGCCGGCTCCCCGAGACCGAACTCCCCTGGCTCCCCGGCTACGAGGGCTCCGCCCCCGTCCGCATCGGCAACGGCGCCGTCAAGCAGCTCCAGCTCGACGTCTACGGCGAGGTCATGGACTCCCTCCACCTCGCCCGCCGCTGGGGCCTGCCGGCCAAGCCCCACGAGTGGAAGCTCCAGCGCTCCCTGATGGCGTACATCGAGGAGCACTGGCGCGAGCCCGACGAGGGCATCTGGGAGATCCGCAGCCCCCGCCGTCACTTCGTCCACTCCAAGGTCATGGCCTGGGTGGCCGCCGACCGCGCCGTCCGCGCCCTCGAAGCGGACCCCGGCCTGGACGGCGACGCGGACGGCTGGCGCGCCATGCGCGACGAGGTCCACCGCGAGGTCTGCGAGCGGGGCTTCGACGCCGAGCGCGGCACCTTCACCCAGTCCTACGGCTCCGAGGAGCTCGACGCCGCCACGCTCCTCATCCCCCGCGTCGGCTTCCTCCCGCCCGACGACCCCCGCGTGACCGGCACGGTCGACGCGGTCCGCCGCGAGCTGGACCACGGCGGCCTCGTCCGCCGCTACAGCTCCGACGGAAAGCCCATGGACGGCGTGCCCGGCAACGAGGGCGCGTTCCTGGCCTGTTCCTTCTGGCTGGCCGAAACCCTGCACATGACCGGCCGCACCAAGGAGGCGCACGACCTCTTCGAGCGCCTCCTCTCCCTCCGCAACGACGTCGGCCTCCTGGCCGAGGAGTACGACCCCGGCGCCGGGCGGCACCTCGGCAACTTCCCCCAGGCGTTCAGTCACATCGGCCTGGTCAACACCGCCCTGGCGCTCTTCCCTCCGCAAGACTGA
- a CDS encoding SURF1 family protein — MYRFLLSRQWVILTLVGLVLIPVMIKLGFWQFHRHEHRVARNDFVARSLAADPVPVAELSGPGKDVSGDVWRQVTASGTFDTKDEVVVRLRTDADGKSGYMVLTPLLLADGRAVLVNRGWIPSTGDLTKFPEVPAPPAGKVTVTGRLRADETDSSGIKDTRGLPPRQVMRINSERQAESLHRPVLGGYIELTAPDPGDKGPEPVAAPDHDSIGPHMAYAVQWWLFAAFVPVGWVVLVRRERRDRAAEAAAGTADATGAQPAVARTAAAPE, encoded by the coding sequence GTGTACCGCTTCCTGTTGTCCCGGCAGTGGGTGATCCTCACCCTCGTGGGGCTCGTCCTCATCCCCGTGATGATCAAACTGGGCTTCTGGCAGTTCCACCGCCACGAGCACCGGGTCGCGCGCAACGACTTCGTCGCCCGCAGTCTCGCCGCCGACCCCGTGCCGGTCGCCGAGCTGTCCGGGCCCGGCAAGGACGTCTCCGGCGACGTCTGGCGCCAGGTCACCGCGAGCGGCACCTTCGACACCAAGGACGAGGTCGTCGTCCGGCTGCGGACCGACGCCGACGGCAAGTCCGGCTACATGGTCCTCACCCCCCTCCTGCTGGCGGACGGGCGGGCCGTGCTCGTCAACCGCGGCTGGATCCCCTCCACCGGCGATCTGACGAAGTTCCCCGAGGTCCCCGCACCGCCCGCCGGCAAGGTCACCGTCACCGGCCGGCTGCGCGCCGACGAGACCGACTCCAGCGGCATCAAGGACACCCGCGGTCTGCCGCCCCGTCAGGTGATGCGCATCAACAGCGAGCGCCAGGCGGAATCGCTGCACCGTCCCGTCCTCGGCGGCTACATCGAGCTCACCGCCCCGGACCCCGGTGACAAGGGCCCCGAGCCCGTGGCCGCCCCCGACCACGACAGCATCGGCCCGCACATGGCGTACGCCGTCCAGTGGTGGCTGTTCGCCGCCTTCGTGCCGGTCGGCTGGGTCGTCCTCGTCCGCCGCGAGCGCCGCGACCGCGCCGCCGAAGCCGCCGCCGGGACCGCGGACGCCACCGGCGCACAGCCCGCGGTCGCCCGTACAGCCGCCGCCCCGGAGTAG
- a CDS encoding GlsB/YeaQ/YmgE family stress response membrane protein, producing the protein MSWLWAIIVGLVLGLIAKAILPGKQQVPLWLTIVLGMIGSVLGNWAATGLGINETKGIDWGRHLLQLAGAVLVVGIGDRLWVAVRGNRSGGRHAA; encoded by the coding sequence ATGAGCTGGTTGTGGGCCATCATCGTCGGACTTGTCCTGGGCCTGATCGCCAAGGCGATCCTGCCGGGCAAACAGCAGGTACCCCTCTGGTTGACGATCGTCCTGGGCATGATCGGCAGCGTGCTCGGCAACTGGGCCGCCACCGGGCTCGGCATCAACGAGACCAAGGGCATCGACTGGGGCCGGCACCTGCTGCAGCTGGCGGGCGCGGTCCTCGTGGTCGGCATCGGCGACCGGTTGTGGGTCGCGGTGCGCGGCAACAGGAGCGGCGGGAGACACGCGGCGTGA
- a CDS encoding sterol desaturase family protein translates to MPHLPDVVLWSIPAFLLLTVLELVSYRLHPAEETGDAGYEVKDAATSIGMGVGSLVFDALWKIPIVAVYTALYELTPLRIPVLWWTLPLMLLVQDFFYYWSHRGHHVIRILWACHVVHHSSRKFNLTTALRQPWTTLTVWPFYLPMIAVGVHPAALAFCSSANLVYQFWVHTERVRKLPRPFEYVLNTASHHRVHHASQGGYLDRNYGGILIVWDRLFGSFVPEGERPVYGLTKNIDTYNPLRVASHEYAAIARDLRAARDWRERLGRVFRGPGWQPAARREATAAGRDTPDAGREAAAAGRETAAAGTPATGTAPAHEQAA, encoded by the coding sequence ATGCCGCACCTTCCCGATGTCGTGCTGTGGTCCATACCGGCCTTCCTCCTGCTCACCGTGCTGGAGCTGGTGAGCTACCGGCTGCATCCCGCCGAGGAGACGGGTGACGCGGGCTACGAGGTCAAGGACGCGGCGACCAGTATCGGAATGGGCGTCGGCAGTCTCGTCTTCGACGCGCTGTGGAAGATTCCGATCGTCGCCGTCTACACCGCGCTCTACGAGCTCACGCCGCTGCGCATTCCCGTGCTGTGGTGGACGCTCCCGCTGATGCTCCTGGTGCAGGACTTCTTCTACTACTGGTCGCACCGGGGGCACCACGTCATCAGGATCCTGTGGGCCTGCCACGTGGTGCACCACTCCAGCCGGAAGTTCAACCTCACCACCGCGCTGCGCCAGCCCTGGACCACGCTGACGGTGTGGCCCTTCTACCTGCCGATGATCGCCGTGGGCGTGCACCCGGCCGCGCTGGCCTTCTGCTCGTCCGCCAACCTCGTCTACCAGTTCTGGGTGCACACCGAGCGGGTGCGCAAGCTGCCCCGGCCCTTCGAGTACGTCCTGAACACGGCCTCCCACCACCGGGTCCACCACGCCTCGCAGGGCGGCTACCTGGACCGCAACTACGGCGGGATCCTCATCGTCTGGGACCGGCTCTTCGGGTCCTTCGTCCCCGAGGGCGAGCGGCCGGTCTACGGGCTGACCAAGAACATCGACACCTACAACCCGCTGCGCGTCGCCTCGCACGAGTACGCCGCCATCGCCCGCGACCTGCGCGCGGCGCGTGACTGGCGGGAACGGCTGGGGCGGGTGTTCCGGGGGCCGGGCTGGCAGCCGGCGGCCCGGCGGGAGGCGACGGCTGCAGGGCGGGACACGCCGGACGCCGGACGGGAGGCTGCGGCTGCCGGCCGGGAGACGGCGGCTGCCGGGACCCCGGCCACCGGAACCGCCCCCGCCCACGAGCAGGCCGCGTGA
- a CDS encoding S8 family peptidase, translating into MAPLRSRRHALLAVPVGLALTASLGLLPGVAAAAPQPEPRAKTAATDGPLLSYVVNTATDRATLAKVKKAVARADGSIVETYGRIGVIVAHSKNPGFAAALRAVPGVQSAGATRTAPIAPAGTTDVGKPEKVKLPKGSAAAAARQQAGGAEPLEDLQWDLPAIKADQAAKINPGSRKVTVGVIDTGVDDTHPDLAPNFSRSQSASCVTGKADTSPGAWRPYDPAEDYHGTHVAGTIAAARNGVGVAGVAPNVKVSGIKVSNRSSFFYAESVVCAFVFAAEHDIAVTNNSYYVDPWLFNCADDPDQKAISESVARATKYAQDKGTVNVASAGNSNFDLAAKEITDTSSPNDRGRPAENRKIDPSVCLDVPAQLPGVVTVSSTGVKSAKAYYSNYGLNQVDVAAPGGDKYQVPDLPAKDGRILSTLPGGDWGYLQGTSMAGPHVAGVAALLKSAHPKSSPQEIQWLLKAQADNPGCPTGPYDGDGDGKVDAVCTGNKNVNGFYGFGIVDALDAVR; encoded by the coding sequence ATGGCTCCTCTGCGTTCAAGACGGCACGCCCTGCTGGCCGTTCCCGTCGGTCTCGCCCTCACCGCCTCGCTCGGCCTCCTGCCCGGAGTGGCCGCCGCCGCCCCGCAGCCCGAGCCCCGGGCGAAGACGGCCGCCACGGACGGCCCCCTCCTGTCGTACGTGGTGAACACCGCCACCGACCGCGCCACCCTCGCCAAGGTGAAGAAGGCCGTCGCCCGGGCCGACGGCAGCATCGTGGAAACCTACGGGCGGATAGGCGTGATCGTCGCCCACTCCAAGAACCCCGGCTTCGCCGCGGCGCTGCGCGCGGTCCCCGGCGTGCAGTCGGCGGGCGCCACCCGCACCGCGCCGATCGCCCCGGCCGGCACCACCGACGTGGGCAAGCCCGAGAAGGTGAAGCTGCCCAAGGGCAGCGCGGCGGCGGCCGCCCGTCAGCAGGCCGGCGGCGCCGAGCCGCTGGAGGACCTGCAGTGGGACCTCCCCGCCATCAAGGCCGACCAGGCCGCGAAGATCAACCCGGGCAGCCGCAAGGTCACCGTCGGCGTCATCGACACCGGCGTGGACGACACCCACCCGGACCTCGCCCCCAACTTCTCCCGGAGCCAGTCGGCGAGCTGCGTCACCGGCAAGGCCGACACCAGCCCCGGCGCGTGGCGGCCGTACGACCCGGCGGAGGACTACCACGGCACGCACGTCGCCGGGACGATAGCCGCGGCCCGCAACGGCGTCGGCGTCGCGGGCGTCGCCCCGAACGTCAAGGTCTCGGGCATCAAGGTGTCGAACAGGAGCAGCTTCTTCTACGCCGAGAGCGTGGTCTGCGCGTTCGTCTTCGCCGCCGAGCACGACATAGCGGTGACGAACAACAGCTACTACGTCGACCCGTGGCTGTTCAACTGCGCCGACGACCCCGACCAGAAGGCGATATCCGAGTCGGTCGCCCGCGCCACGAAGTACGCCCAGGACAAGGGCACCGTCAACGTCGCCTCGGCCGGCAACTCCAACTTCGACCTGGCCGCCAAGGAGATCACCGACACCTCCAGCCCCAACGACCGCGGCAGGCCGGCCGAGAACCGCAAGATCGACCCGTCCGTCTGCCTCGACGTCCCCGCCCAGCTGCCCGGCGTGGTCACGGTCTCCTCGACCGGCGTGAAGTCGGCGAAGGCCTACTACTCCAACTACGGCCTGAACCAGGTCGACGTGGCGGCCCCCGGCGGCGACAAGTACCAGGTCCCGGACCTGCCCGCCAAGGACGGTCGCATCCTCTCCACGCTGCCCGGCGGCGACTGGGGCTACCTCCAGGGCACCTCGATGGCCGGCCCGCACGTGGCCGGCGTGGCGGCGCTGCTGAAGAGCGCGCACCCCAAGTCGTCCCCGCAGGAGATCCAGTGGCTCCTCAAGGCGCAGGCCGACAACCCCGGCTGCCCCACGGGCCCGTACGACGGTGACGGCGACGGCAAGGTCGACGCCGTCTGCACCGGCAACAAGAACGTCAACGGCTTCTACGGCTTCGGCATCGTCGACGCCCTGGACGCGGTGCGCTGA
- a CDS encoding DUF3099 domain-containing protein, whose protein sequence is MRKQGGTAVFRITGARQGLAEDVRGRQRRYVISMLIRTLSVVLTVVLWNVERYVAVGTLILGALLPYVAVVIANAGRENAPSLPGTFVPAPTRPVLMPGPGEERAESVPEAAPGPEGDQGRDHG, encoded by the coding sequence ATGCGGAAGCAGGGCGGGACGGCGGTCTTCAGGATCACCGGCGCCCGTCAGGGGCTGGCCGAGGACGTGCGCGGCCGCCAGCGTCGCTACGTCATCTCGATGCTGATCCGCACCCTGTCGGTGGTGCTCACCGTGGTGCTGTGGAACGTCGAGCGCTATGTGGCGGTGGGCACGCTGATCCTGGGCGCCCTGCTGCCCTACGTGGCGGTCGTGATCGCCAACGCGGGCCGGGAGAACGCCCCTTCGCTCCCCGGCACGTTCGTACCGGCACCGACGCGGCCGGTGCTGATGCCCGGTCCGGGCGAGGAGAGGGCGGAATCCGTCCCGGAAGCCGCCCCCGGCCCCGAGGGCGATCAAGGGCGTGACCACGGCTGA
- a CDS encoding DUF485 domain-containing protein, translating to MDTAPTTTQGPDEPDGPSTTQAAPPAAGNDRFSTLQSSAEFGELRRAQRSFAFPLTIAFVSWYLLYVLLSNYAGDFMGTTVMGNINVAFVLGLAQFLTTFLIAWWYSRHAAAKLDPKAEALRARLEAGERPA from the coding sequence GTGGACACCGCACCAACGACTACACAGGGGCCGGACGAGCCCGACGGCCCATCGACCACCCAGGCCGCCCCGCCCGCGGCCGGGAACGATCGTTTCAGCACGCTGCAGTCGAGCGCGGAGTTCGGCGAACTGCGCCGCGCGCAGCGCTCGTTCGCCTTTCCGCTCACCATCGCCTTCGTCTCCTGGTATCTGCTGTACGTCCTGCTCTCGAACTACGCGGGCGATTTCATGGGCACCACGGTCATGGGCAACATCAACGTGGCGTTCGTCCTGGGGCTGGCCCAGTTCCTCACCACCTTCCTGATCGCCTGGTGGTACTCGCGGCACGCGGCCGCGAAGCTCGATCCCAAGGCCGAGGCCCTGCGGGCCCGTCTGGAAGCGGGGGAACGACCGGCATGA
- the moaA gene encoding GTP 3',8-cyclase MoaA: MLIDTYGRVATDLRVSLTDRCNLRCTYCMPEEGLQWLAKPDLLTDDEIVRLVRIAVTSLGVTEVRFTGGEPLLRPGLVSLVERCAALRPRPRISLTTNGIGLARTATALADAGLDRVNVSLDTLRPDVFQKLTRRKRHQDVLDGLAAARAAGLVPVKINAVLMPGLNDDEAPDLLAWALGHGYELRFIEQMPLDAQHGWRRDGMITAADVLASLATRFDLTPEGADERGAAPAERWLVDGGPGRVGVIASVTRPFCGACDRTRLTADGQIRNCLFAREESDLRAALRSGATDEEIAGRWKQAMHGKKAGSGLDDPSFLQPQRPMSAIGG, encoded by the coding sequence GTGCTCATCGACACCTACGGTCGCGTCGCCACCGACCTCCGTGTCTCCCTGACCGACCGCTGCAACCTGCGCTGCACCTACTGCATGCCCGAAGAGGGCCTCCAGTGGCTCGCCAAGCCGGACCTGCTCACCGACGACGAGATCGTCCGCCTGGTCCGCATCGCCGTGACCTCCCTCGGCGTCACCGAGGTCCGCTTCACCGGCGGCGAGCCGCTGCTGCGCCCCGGCCTCGTCTCCCTGGTCGAGCGCTGCGCCGCCCTGCGGCCGCGTCCCCGGATCTCCCTCACCACCAACGGCATCGGCCTCGCGCGCACCGCGACGGCCCTGGCCGACGCCGGCCTCGACCGGGTCAACGTCTCCCTCGACACCCTGCGCCCCGACGTCTTCCAGAAGCTGACCCGCCGCAAGCGCCACCAGGACGTCCTCGACGGCCTCGCCGCCGCCCGCGCCGCCGGCCTCGTACCCGTCAAGATCAACGCCGTGCTGATGCCCGGCCTCAACGACGACGAGGCCCCCGACCTGCTGGCCTGGGCCCTCGGACACGGCTACGAACTGCGCTTCATCGAGCAGATGCCGCTCGACGCCCAGCACGGCTGGCGCCGCGACGGCATGATCACCGCGGCGGACGTCCTGGCGAGCCTGGCCACCCGCTTCGACCTCACCCCCGAAGGCGCCGACGAGCGCGGCGCCGCCCCCGCCGAACGCTGGCTCGTCGACGGCGGGCCCGGCCGCGTCGGCGTGATCGCCTCCGTCACCCGGCCCTTCTGCGGCGCCTGCGACCGCACCCGCCTCACCGCCGACGGACAGATCCGCAACTGCCTGTTCGCGCGCGAGGAGTCCGACCTGCGCGCGGCGCTGCGCTCCGGGGCCACCGACGAGGAGATAGCCGGGCGGTGGAAGCAGGCGATGCACGGGAAGAAGGCGGGGTCGGGTCTGGACGACCCGTCCTTCCTGCAGCCGCAGCGGCCCATGTCGGCGATCGGGGGCTGA
- a CDS encoding cation acetate symporter: protein MTSALQSGLPLAAGAAGEHRTLIITLFSVFVAATLAITVWAGRQTKDATDFYAGGRSFTGFQNGLAISGDYMSAASFLGIAGAIALFGYDGFLYSIGFLVAWLVALLLVAEPLRNSGRFTMADALAYRLKQRPVRTAAGTSTIVVSIFYLLAQMIGAGALVALLLGASGESSRRWIIALVGLVMVLYVTIGGMKGTTWVQIVKAVLLILGTLLITVLVLNKVGWNISTLLGRAAEESGKGKAFLEPGLQYGKDGTTKLNFISLGLALVLGTAGLPHILIRFYTVPTAKAARKSVNWAIGIIGAFYLMTIALGFGAAALVGSKSITASDPSGNTAAPLLAREVGGGAGSTGGAVLLAVISAVAFATILAVVAGLTLASSASFAHDLWANVIRKGKTSEKEELRTAKCAAVVIGAVAILLSIFAHRLNAAAVVALAFAVAASANLPTILYSLFWKRFTTQGALWSIYGGLISSVGLVIFSPVVSGNEKALFPGMSFDFFPLGNPGLVSIPLGFLLGWLGSLLSKPQPEADAKYAELEVRSLTGYGAH from the coding sequence ATGACCAGCGCCCTGCAGTCGGGCCTCCCCCTCGCGGCCGGTGCCGCGGGCGAGCACCGCACCCTGATCATCACGCTCTTCTCCGTCTTCGTCGCCGCCACCCTCGCCATCACCGTCTGGGCCGGGCGGCAGACCAAGGACGCCACCGACTTCTACGCCGGCGGCCGCTCCTTCACCGGCTTCCAGAACGGCCTCGCCATCTCCGGCGACTACATGTCCGCCGCGTCCTTCCTCGGCATCGCCGGCGCCATCGCCCTCTTCGGCTACGACGGATTCCTCTACTCCATCGGCTTCCTCGTCGCCTGGCTGGTCGCCCTGCTGCTCGTCGCCGAACCGCTGCGCAACTCCGGCCGCTTCACCATGGCCGACGCGCTCGCCTACCGGCTCAAGCAGCGCCCCGTACGCACCGCCGCCGGCACCTCCACCATCGTCGTCTCGATCTTCTACCTGCTCGCGCAGATGATCGGCGCGGGCGCGCTCGTGGCGCTCCTGCTCGGGGCCTCGGGCGAGAGCTCGCGGCGCTGGATCATCGCCCTGGTCGGCCTGGTAATGGTCCTCTACGTGACCATCGGCGGGATGAAGGGCACCACGTGGGTGCAGATCGTCAAGGCGGTCCTGCTCATCCTGGGCACCCTGCTCATCACCGTCCTCGTGCTCAACAAGGTCGGCTGGAACATCTCCACCCTGCTCGGGCGCGCAGCCGAGGAGAGCGGCAAGGGCAAGGCCTTCCTCGAACCGGGCCTGCAGTACGGCAAGGACGGCACCACCAAGCTCAACTTCATCTCGCTCGGCCTCGCCCTCGTCCTGGGCACCGCCGGCCTGCCGCACATCCTCATCCGCTTCTACACCGTGCCCACCGCCAAGGCCGCCCGCAAGTCCGTGAACTGGGCCATCGGCATCATCGGCGCCTTCTACCTGATGACCATCGCCCTGGGCTTCGGCGCCGCCGCCCTCGTCGGCTCGAAGTCCATCACCGCCTCGGACCCCTCGGGCAACACCGCGGCCCCGCTGCTCGCCCGGGAGGTCGGCGGCGGCGCCGGATCCACCGGCGGCGCGGTCCTCCTCGCCGTGATCTCCGCCGTCGCCTTCGCGACGATCCTCGCGGTGGTCGCGGGCCTCACGCTGGCCTCGTCAGCCTCCTTCGCGCACGACCTGTGGGCCAACGTCATCCGTAAGGGGAAGACCAGCGAGAAGGAGGAGCTCCGCACCGCCAAGTGCGCCGCCGTCGTCATCGGCGCGGTCGCGATCCTGCTGAGCATCTTCGCCCACCGGCTCAACGCCGCCGCCGTCGTGGCCCTCGCCTTCGCCGTCGCGGCCTCCGCCAACCTCCCCACGATCCTCTACAGCCTCTTCTGGAAGCGCTTCACCACCCAGGGGGCCCTGTGGTCGATCTACGGAGGGCTGATCTCCTCCGTCGGCCTGGTGATCTTCTCCCCGGTCGTCTCCGGCAACGAGAAGGCGCTCTTCCCCGGGATGAGCTTCGACTTCTTCCCCCTCGGCAACCCCGGCCTGGTCTCCATCCCGCTCGGCTTCCTGCTGGGCTGGCTCGGCTCGCTGCTGTCCAAGCCGCAGCCGGAGGCGGACGCGAAGTACGCCGAGCTCGAGGTCCGCTCCCTCACGGGCTACGGCGCGCACTGA